The following coding sequences are from one Granulicella arctica window:
- the mreD gene encoding rod shape-determining protein MreD, translating to MANRSYTSRRELEEHSFHPAITLLVPIAAILLQALLPKPFPRLSILDLPLIVTIFFAVSRRSPIAGTLTGAVIGLLQDALTNQPIGVNGIAKAIIGYIAASIGIQVDVEALTTRLLMNFGFSILQSLILYLIDSRLLGLAGQHVLWIHELVRAAINTLVAIPIFFLLDASKRND from the coding sequence ATGGCCAACCGCAGCTACACCTCCCGTCGCGAGCTCGAAGAGCACAGCTTCCACCCGGCCATCACCCTGCTGGTGCCCATCGCCGCCATCCTCTTGCAGGCGCTCCTGCCCAAGCCTTTTCCGCGCCTCTCTATCCTCGATCTCCCGCTCATCGTCACCATCTTCTTCGCTGTCTCCCGCCGCAGCCCCATCGCCGGAACCCTCACCGGCGCAGTCATCGGTCTACTACAGGACGCCCTCACCAACCAGCCCATCGGCGTCAACGGCATCGCCAAAGCCATCATCGGCTACATCGCCGCCAGCATCGGTATCCAGGTCGACGTCGAAGCCCTCACCACCCGACTCCTGATGAACTTCGGCTTCTCGATCCTCCAGAGCCTCATCCTTTACCTCATCGACAGCCGTCTCCTCGGTCTCGCCGGCCAGCATGTCCTCTGGATACACGAGCTCGTCCGCGCTGCCATCAACACCCTCGTCGCCATCCCCATCTTCTTCCTCCTCGACGCCTCCAAGCGCAACGATTAA